From the genome of Thermogutta terrifontis, one region includes:
- a CDS encoding response regulator, with translation MAKRVLIADDSILIRRMIAEILSQAGWEVAAEAGNGAEAVAKYIECRPDVVTLDIVMPGTDGMYALEGILAADPQAKIVVVSALNQTKLISEAIRKGAQDFIAKPFLPEQLLETVSNCVGETPIAV, from the coding sequence ATGGCCAAGCGGGTCCTCATTGCAGACGATTCGATTCTGATTCGACGAATGATCGCCGAAATCCTTTCCCAGGCGGGCTGGGAGGTTGCCGCCGAAGCCGGCAATGGTGCCGAAGCGGTGGCAAAATACATCGAGTGCCGTCCGGATGTGGTGACTCTTGACATCGTCATGCCGGGAACGGACGGGATGTACGCCCTGGAGGGAATTCTTGCGGCGGACCCTCAGGCCAAGATTGTCGTGGTGAGCGCCCTCAATCAAACGAAGCTCATTTCAGAGGCTATCCGCAAAGGGGCACAGGATTTCATAGCCAAACCGTTCCTGCCTGAGCAGCTTCTGGAGACGGTATCGAATTGCGTGGGCGAAACACCGATTGCCGTATGA